The Bacillaceae bacterium IKA-2 DNA window AAAATTGACGTCCCTATTTTTTAACTTCCACGTGTCGACGCATTCTTCGAGAACCGCTTCGACATGTTCGCGATCGCTAATTTTGCCGTCGCGAACCCATCCTGTTTGCAAATAGCGCTCTCCAAATGCTTTGACAGATTGGAGATTTGTTCCTTTTGCATCAACATAGCGAATAACATGATCTTTTATGACAAGATTAACTGGTTGTGTTTTTCCGAAACGAAGGTTCATTTGTTACCCCCTACAATTGCAAAAAATGAAGATATATTTCTAATAACTCATCTCCGAAAAAATAAGCTGTTAACACACCTAGGACGATAAACGGGCCAAAAGGAATCGGTTTGCCACGCTTCACTTTTCCAAATGCCATACCGATTAGTCCGATCACTGAACCGTAAAAAGCTGAGAGAAAAATAGTGAATAACGTCATTTGTAATCCTAACGCGATCCCGAGAACGGCAAACAACTTAATGTCACCGCCACCCATACCGCCTTTTGAAACAACAGCAATTGCATACATAATAAAAAAACCGATAAGGGCTCCTGCAATTGGACTCCACCACGGATCAAACGGTACAACTACGCGAAGCAAAACTAGTAAACCGAAAAAGAAGACTAGCACCTTATCAGGAATGATCATGTAATGGATGTCTGATATAAATATTATCATTAAAAGTGAGATTAACGCTAGCGCAATCATCAATTCCTTTGACCAGCCCACCAACATTGGTGAAATCGTAAAAAGAACCGCTGTCGCAAGCTCCATCAAAGGATACATCGGTGATATTCTCCCTTTACAATGGCGACATTTACCGCGAAAAGAAAGATATGATAAAACAGGGATCAAGTCCATAAAGCGAAGCCGCTCATTGCATTGTGGGCAATGAGACGGCGGCTTTACAATTGACTGACCAACAGGTATTCGTAAACCTACAACGTTGAAGAATGATCCTAGGGT harbors:
- a CDS encoding prepilin peptidase — translated: MTTTLLPYTYLFILGLTLGSFFNVVGLRIPVGQSIVKPPSHCPQCNERLRFMDLIPVLSYLSFRGKCRHCKGRISPMYPLMELATAVLFTISPMLVGWSKELMIALALISLLMIIFISDIHYMIIPDKVLVFFFGLLVLLRVVVPFDPWWSPIAGALIGFFIMYAIAVVSKGGMGGGDIKLFAVLGIALGLQMTLFTIFLSAFYGSVIGLIGMAFGKVKRGKPIPFGPFIVLGVLTAYFFGDELLEIYLHFLQL